A genomic segment from Aegilops tauschii subsp. strangulata cultivar AL8/78 chromosome 1, Aet v6.0, whole genome shotgun sequence encodes:
- the LOC109786920 gene encoding histone H4 codes for MSGRGKGGKGLGKGGAKRHRKVLRDNIQGITKPAIRRLARRGGVKRISGLIYEETRGVLKIFLENVIRDAVTYTEHARRKTVTAMDVVYALKRQGRTLYGFGG; via the coding sequence ATGTCTGGGCGCGGCAAGGGAGGCAAGGGGCTTGGCAAGGGCGGCGCCAAGCGCCACCGGAAGGTGCTGCGCGACAACATCCAGGGCATCACCAAGCCGGCCATCCGCCGTCTGGCTCGCCGTGGAGGCGTGAAGCGCATCTCGGGGCTCATCtacgaggagacccgcggcgtGCTCAAGATCTTCCTCGAGAACGTCATCCGCGACGCCGTCACCTACACCGAGCACGCCCGCCGCAAGACCGTCACCGCCATGGACGTCGTCTACGCCCTCAAGCGCCAGGGACGCACCCTCTACGGCTTCGGCGGCTAG